CCGTTTTCGCAGAGGCGAACAGAAATCCTTTTTTAAACCCGCGCTGGCGGCTCTCCAAAAAGGACAGCGCCAAATCCCGAATATCTGCTGGTGTCAGATTGGCATTCGCAAGCAGATGATCTCCTTCACGACGGAGCTCGGCTCTTACCTCGTCCGGAAGCTGGCTGAGCGTATTTTGTTCTTGTTCCAATTCTCTCACTCGGGCATGTAAAGCCGCGGCGACTGCTTCTCCGCCCATTTCATCCAGCAGCTGTTCTTTCTCTTCCTGATGACTCCGAACATATGCTTCTGCATGATTATCTGCTGCATGACGTGCGGAGCATGCCACACTATAATCCAGTAGCGCTTCCCGGCTGCCTAGCAGCTTGCCTATGACGGTCTTCAACTCATTCCACTGATTGTAAGGATGGTCCCACACTTTCAAAGAAACGCACATCAGTCCGCTATAACGGACCTTCCACTGGGCAAATGCCTTTTTTACATCATCTAAATAAGACGATAATGACAGTTCCTCATCGCGATGTTTGTCAATCTGATTCACGATTAAATACAACGGTTTGCCCCAATCCGACAAACTTTTCGCAAACAATAGATTACTTTCGGACTGCACATGATTGTAATCCATCACATAAAAAACAACATCCGCCATATGAAGAGCCGAATGAGTCGCCTGCCGGTGTCCGTCATCCGTGGAATCAACACCAGGTGTATCCATCAGCACTCCGTGACCGCCCAAAATTGAAATGTCATCCCATACTTCGATCGCGGAATACTCCCCGCCTTCTTTACAGTAAGCTGCTAGCTCCTCCGTACTCACATTCAGCGTTTCACCCAGACCGCCATCCGGACGATGAATGACAGCCTTGGAAGCACCATTTCGGATCGTAACCACATTAGCACTCGTCGGAACGGGGCCTGATGGAAGCACCTTTTTACCGCACAGTGCATTGATCATACTTGATTTACCCGCCGAAAAATGCCCACAAAATGCAAGTGTCAGTTCACCAGTAGCCTGTTTGCGTATTAAATCTTCAATCAGAGCCGCGGACGACTCATCATTCCATTCCACAAAACGATCTCGGACAGCCTCTAACCCGCTGGTGCTGTATCCGGTTTCATGTTCAGTCATTACCTTCAATGTCATCCTCGCTCCTGTCCATCTTTTCTATAATAAATGTCACATATTCTCAGATCATTTTATTGTAACATCACCCGGCTCGTAAAGAAATCACCATTCTGCGGAAAGAAAAAAACGGCCCCTTTCGGGACCGATCTCTTAAATGTTACGTATGGTTTATTACAAGGCTGCGCTCTCTGCTCCCGGAATCAGAATTTCAAAGACATTGCCATGCTGCAGGATGGTCAAACCTCTTGATTTATCACGCATAACAACAACCTCAGGTTTCTGGGACATCCGTTCCAAATAATGCTCTGGAGCTTCTCCCGAGTTGCTGAATGTTACGCCTTCCACTTCTTTTTCTTCGTTTTCTTCCAGTTGGCT
Above is a window of Paenibacillus uliginis N3/975 DNA encoding:
- a CDS encoding NAD/NADP transhydrogenase alpha subunit is translated as MKCISVYTDNFELFSDIFEQVVESQLEENEEKEVEGVTFSNSGEAPEHYLERMSQKPEVVVMRDKSRGLTILQHGNVFEILIPGAESAAL